Within Babylonia areolata isolate BAREFJ2019XMU chromosome 3, ASM4173473v1, whole genome shotgun sequence, the genomic segment agacaCCACGgaagtgacacagcagcagtgcagggtctgctctgctgtgtggcctcctggcgacctaacattgatggttccctgcggactgccgacggtggaattgtgacggacgaaccagggtgtggccgtgtatgggggaatctaaatgagcggcgtgggagtaatgccactgaaacggtgcaaaaACGGCGGCAGGAGAGGATAGAACCCCCGCCTTCCACAGACATAGTGGATGTGAGCCCACTGTCCCGAAGGACCGTAAAAGACTATGGaacttgtcattgctgctgtgcaGTGCGCACATATCAGGCGATCGGTAAAAAGACAGCCGGGAGCTTTCtcgttttttttagtttgttgattcactttaacattgacattttctctgcaaatactttgtcagttgacaccaaatttgacataaaaataggaaaaattcagttctttccagtcatcttgtttaaaacaatattgcacctctgggatgggcacaaatttttttttaaaagaagcctaattatatgcaaactgcatttactgttatatttatattttttgtattctctaaacttggcactttgacctcttattctgacacaacaacaagaggagtcattattatcattttttgttcaaacaggaacttcttttgctaagcatggaatttttatttattttgcaaaagttttggtgcagatagtaaaaaagggaaattactctgtaattaatgctaggggacttaatttatcacaagtgagtcttgaaggccttgcctctcttgttttgttttgttgttgttgttgttgtttgttgttgctgttgtagttgttttgagGAAGTGGGTATAtctaggtttgttccaatgtaccttttatttaccactgtgtgctagctgaatctgaAGCATAAGTAGCATTTTGACTTTGAACATGTGTACCTTGCGTGTAGACAAAGCTGCCATTCTTTATCGTTTGCTATAATCAGTTACTCTCCCAGCCTCATTGCTCTTTTATTCGGAACCGAAACTTTAAACCTTTGTTAatgccttcccctcccccaccacccaaacccccaacccccaacccccccaccccagacgCCCAGgtgctgaagaaggaggagagacggCTCCTGACGGGCTTCCAGGTGTGTCCCCAAGGGCCAGGATGTCCCGCCCCTCCTTCCTCGCCTCAGCAGCGACTCTTCTCCGGGGGGTCCACCTCATCCCGAGGTGGGTGCCTTATGGTTTGCTGGGTTCACGCTGGTGGAATAGTAATGAagtaagaagaagatgatgaagacgaagaaagtaagaagaagaagaagaaagtaagaagaaggaggaggaggaggagaagaaagaagaagaagaagaaggaggaggaggaggagaagaagaagaagaagggtaatgtaaatgatggtaataatgacaatgaaaataaatagagacagaaagaaagaaatagattgataatgatgatgatgattttacatATAACACCTATTTGTGTAAAAAGGAAGCATCTTGGTTAACATGATCATCAAAGATAATCACAAAAACTAGCTTTTAGACGATAAAACCGAAAACGGTTCACAGCGAGTCTAAACCCGTAAACCAAGTTACCACCACCAACCGTTCCAGGCAGCACCGGTGTCGACCCCGACTGCATCAAACTGGTTCTGGTCGGCAGACCCGGAACGGGGAAGAGCTCTACCGGGAATACCATTTTGGGACGTGCCGCGTTCGCAGTGCATCACAGAGTCATAGAGCCCATCCACGAATCCCaaatggaagaggtggagataaACGGGAAACTTGTGCAGGTTAGTTttaatagcagcagcaatagcagcagctgctggtagtagcagcagcagcagcagtagtagcagtagcaatagcagtagcagtagtagtagtagttgttgttttgtagggGTAGGAGGAGTAGAggtagtaggaggagggggagaagtttTAATTTGGTGTTCGTTGTCTGTAACACCCAAGCTGACTCGTATCATACACTTTTACCGGTGGGATTTTAAGGGCATGtcaggttttttctttttatctgtctgtgtatgtgtgtgtgtgtgtgtgtgtgtgtgtgtgtgtgtgtgtgtgtgtgtgtgtgtgtgtgtgtgtgtgtgtgtctgtgtgcgtgcatgtgtgcgtgtgcgtgtgtgtctgtgtctgttcgttctttagttttgcatattttcactatcagtgatattagacgataaaaaaagaaaaagaaaaagggagtgggtgggggtgggaggggagggggaagaggaaaactgaaaaggtagaaaactaccaagaaaTGCATAATGAATAATGCAATTATATTAAACAGtagcactgtgtctgtctttgttgctctctctctctctctctctctctctctctctctctctctgtgtgtgtgtgtgtgtgtgtgtgtgtgtgtgtgtgtgtagcaaaagTCCCATGTTCTCTCATGTTCGTTCaatctgtttttcttccttccgtccatccttcctccctccctttcttccttccttctttccgtccttcccctcctccctccctccctcccctccttccttccttcccctcttctctcccttccttccatccttccttcctcccccctccctttcttccttcctttccttctcctcctccctccctctctttcttcctgccttccttccttccttcatctcttccttcctcccttccctccttccttcctttccctcctctttcccttccttccgtccttccttcccctccttcctttcttcctccctccctcctccctctcttccttgagtctttccttcctccctcccttcctccctcccttcctttcctccttccctaccttccttcccctcctctctctcttctttccttcctttctttccttttctttctctctttctattttctttttgacCATTGGCTGTTGTTGCCACACACAACGCCAGGTGGTGGACACTCCAGGCCTACTCCAGAAGCAGACGGCCCCAGGTGATGGCAAGGAGCAGGGCCATGGCCAGGAGGACAGAGCCACCCAGGACTACCACCGGCAGGGACGCAGAGCCTCGCAGCTCCTCTCCCCAGGACCCCACGCTCTCCTGTACGTCGTCAGGCACCGGAACGTCACCCAGGAGGACCTGGCGGGCTTCAGGACCCTCAGGCAGACCCTGGGCCAGGGGCTGAGTCACCACACCATTGTCGCTCTCGTTGGGGGGCCCCAGGGGTCGGCTCTACACGCGGGCCATTGCccggaggaggaaaaggaggaggaggaggagaaggagagtggaggagggCAGTGTCCGACTCTGGAGGATGGAAGACGTTCCTCCACTTCTCAGCCTATGGAAGATGGAAGACGTTCATCAGCTACGGAGGGCGCCCAAGCGGCGGAGGGCGAGGCGTTCCAGACCCTCCTGAAAGAAGCTGGCAACAAGCTCTGGCTGGTGAGCAACGCGGAGGTCCCTGTGGTGGGGGCCAGGGAGAGGCAGGTGGACGTCCTCATGGGCTTGGTCCGCGGCATCCTGAACAACTCCGGCGGCGACTGTTTCTATGCCAACCAGGCGGCGGCTCGCCGAATGAGCAACGATGAGACCAAAGCACAGGCGCGTAAGGGATCCTGCTGGTTTCTGTAAGGGGAGATTTGTAACTGCTGGGCAGGATTCTCCGCTTGTTGGAGTTGGTACTGgaaaacataattatacacgtTTCAGATCCGTCtgaattttatcatcattattgttattatcattaccactaTCTTTTTTCACCTACAAAGTtcatgttttgattttgttttaaaaaaggaATTCGATTTTGAACTGAATGTTGATTCGGTTTTCTTTAATGTTTGTTTCCGCTTTCGTTATTGTTTGATTCTTTGCTTGCTGTGTCTTGTCAGGCCCGTCTTTTCAGTAGCTGTGTAGAGGTTAGTTAATTAgttactgcatttttttttctttcgaatcaagttccccccaccccacccccaccccccaccccccaaatcgaTAGAGCAGGTATCAAAGGATCTTCTGTTCGTCCTCATCTTCTTGCGAgagacacacaatacaaacaaaggCTGactttgcaaagaaaaaaaacccagtcaaacTGTGCGGATGTTTCGGTTTTTAAATCCGGTTCAattttgcagcagcagcagcagcaacaacaacaacaacaacagcaacaacaacaacaacaacaacgaaaggaaTTCAGATGGCACCTTGGCTTTTTAACGTTGAGGGACGGAGAAGGGAAAATGGTactacgacagcaacaacaacggtaacaacagCACGACCTGAACTGCTGACCGgaaatttaactctttccatacgaacggcgaaagagacgacgttaacagcgtttcaccccatcatcaaaatattgcaggcggaaggctcttatactgaagaggtgaatgttgacaaagaataccacaatactgacgacggcagctaaagattgggtcattcagacacccactggacatccgaggggtctgtgtagaggagaagagaggactggccgtactgagtgagagcTATCAATTCTTTCAGCGTGTGCGCGCTGTCAAGTCTTCAACAAACCAGTGTGTTAAAAGAAGACTCTTGAAGCCGATTCCAGTTCTTTTATAAAAGCAGATCAGTAAAAATGTGAGAAgcgcaggaggaggtggaggaggaggaggagaagaagaggaagaagaagaacgtatATGCGAATGCttggtgtgtctatctgtctatcaacgTTTTGCTTCGATagagatggggaagaagaagaagaggggggggggaggaggaaggagaagaagaaggtgaagaagaagaagaagaagaagaagaagaagaagaagaagaaactaggactgggagaaaaaggagaagaagaagaaatttgggCTGAGGACAAATGAACAgtgaaagaacggaagaaagaaagaaagaaaaaaagcaagcaagcaagaaagaaagaaagataggatgagagaatgaaagaaagaaacaaagaaaaagaaagtaaaggaaaGAGAACTTTAAGTGAGAGTAGCTGCTCTTCATCTCAGACACTTGTAAATGCACCAGTCACAATTGTacatatgacacacacaacactttactGTACAGCTCGTGTCAGATTGATCGAGGGGATACTTTAAGCGTCAAAGGTTTCTTGCTTGATGATGTATTAAAGCTGTAAAACTCaaacagtcaggtgtgtgtgtgtgtgtgtgtgtgtgtgtgtgtgtgtgtgtgtgtgtgtgtgtgtgtctgtctgtctgtctgtctatctgtctgtctgtctgtctgtctgtctgtctgtgtctgtgtgtctgtgtgtttgtgtgtgtgcacgccatttgcgcgcgagcttgtgtgaggaatgtgtgtgtgtgcgcacgtgcgtgcatatgtgtgtgtgtgtacgtgcgtgcgtgtgtgtgtatgattttctttTAACAATATGACCCATAagatagtaaaaatgaaataaaaccaaacgatataatacaaaacaaaaccaagtaacacaaagacaaagaagtcTGTGTACAAATTTCTGCGTTCAAGAAATGGAACATGCAGCACAACTCAAGAATCTTTGGCCTTCCCAGCTATccgcgtctgcacacacacacacacacacacacacacacacatcagcccgACAACTGTACATCATGAAGTATCTTTCCGCGTGACCAGCTGTGGTTTCCCCTCCTACCTGTGTTCAGCCAacttgagccccccccccccccccccaagccccccctccccgggccgccccctgcacacacacacagtgcccccccccccttttttttttttaaacaacaacaacaataataataataaatgcaggcttatatagcgcagtacccccatctcagatggggctcaccgcccTTTACAATAAAATCTACAAACTCAAGATTAAGGGACGTAAAAATATgttcaaagtcaacacagtctcacatgacattaGGCTAGAATATAcatatttaagactaagtgactataagaataaatgatgtaaatcaacacaggcaccatcacagtctcaaatcacacaggcacaaatcacagcaaaacaaggcATATCACATTCACcatactaaaaaaataaataaataaaataaaaaaatcaccaAGGAGCTAGCATCACAACACTAAAACGTCTTCACAAAggcatacaaatcaacacaaagagcacatccagcaatatGATCACAGCAAGCATGTGCaggaaaagtttcagtgagaaaagtacagtttgaaaagatatgttttgagtgctctcttgaatgcgggtgttgggggtgtaacggaggtttgagggtagtgaattccactgtttaggtgcaagaaaagaaaaggaacgttcacccaCAACTCACCATATATCATAATAATTacaaacgcaaaaaaaaagaagaaaaaaggggttcTTATTTTCATATTTGACAACAATTATTAGTTTGCTTTTTTCAAAATtaatatgtttgattttttttccctgattTTCAATGTATTCGAATGGAATGTGAAAATATATTCCTGGAAAAAGAACATTTTACAATCACGAGCAGGGGAGaaatgtgcattaaaaaaaagagttagtTGTTCCAGGATATTCTAGAATTAAAGCCCGGCTCTTTTTCTCAGTCCTTACACCCTCTTCagtggtttcgttgttgttgtttgtttgtttgttgttgttgctgctgctattgctcctgctgctgttgttgttgttttttccgaatCCTAGAGGCTTTCTACAGGGTTTGAAATGTTCAAATTATCTTACTGCCGAAATCTTCGCGAAgagaatttttgttgtttttgtttctgtgacgaaaaagaatagaacagaatagaatgcaacgcaacaccataccataccataccataccaaaccaaaccacaccataccaaacataccataccataccatttcatttcatacttcttcttctttgttcgtgggctgcaactcccacgttcacttgtatggacacgagtgggcttttacatgtatggccgtttttacccccgccatgtaggcagccacactccgttttcgggggtccatTCCACACcaatttttttgttgctgttcatatCTTTCGCAACGGGCCTTTTCTGTGGAGATGCAATGATTCAGTCAGTAGTTCTGATACATAAGTGCACGTGCTGGGTCACGTGGGAGTGTGCGCTGGGTCAGGTCACAGCTTTTTGAACCGATAGGTGAAACAAGTACGAACAGATGCCCGACAGTTGTCTTTttatgttgttgcagttgttgttgtacttgttactattgttgttgacgtcgtcttcttcgtcgtcgttgtcgttgtcattgttactgttgttgttgtttgtgtgtttatttgtttttttctcctcctcttcttcttccttttcttcttcttccccatctctATCGAAACAAAAcgttgatagacagatagacagaccaagCATTCGCATACAGTCAAAATGCAAACCACACGGAACGTTATGGtgaatgggaacacacacacacacacacacacacacacacacacacacacacacacacacacacacacacacacacacacacacacaagtatattcTAAAGTAgaagtaatgaaagaaaaaaagaaaggttattTTCGAAATATCTGCCCCAGGGTAAAATTTTTGCTGTGTGGCCCTTCCATAGTGCTTCACCGGGCGTGATGCTCTTCTACGTTTTGCTTACCGGCTGGCTtgtagaaagggtgtgtgtgtggggggggggggggggaggggggggggggggaggcggggtgggggggacgaggtCATTATAGGGGTCATTAATCATGGCCTGTGATAACGCTCCTGCATCAGCCATGTACGTTGACGTAAGCAAACGGCATCCTTTGCCTGGACACTCTGGTACATCTTTCAGAATTTGAATAAGACCTTCACAAACGGACGCACtggcgcacttgcacacacacacacacacacacacacacacacacacacacacacacacacacacacacacgcacgcacgcacacacacacacacacacacacacacacacacacacaggcgctagCACGCTtagacgcacacatgcatgcaaacacacatacgcacacaaattcccctccccccacccccgctctcctccacacacacagacacacacacacccacacacacacacacacacgcacacgcaagcacgcgcgcgcgcacacacacacaggcttgtgcatacacatatacacctgTCTAAAATTGTAATGAGAATGAAACGTCTGCTTCTCATTAAAAATGGAAATTTTGGAGAGATGGAGGCGAGGGGCGGGAAaggatgtgtggatggaggggggagaaagagagagagagagagtcagacaggcaggcagacagacagacagagagacagaaactgagacacacagagaaacgtatACCTCTCACCAGACAGCATGAAACGTGGTTGCTCCATAAAAGAAATGATATGCATGTATAACATGCCGTGCTATCTTGACATGTAACATCAACATTCATAAAGAAACCATTCGTTCCGAAACGGAACTGACAGCCATAAAgaatctggcaaaaaaaaaaaaaaaaaaaaaaaaaacgagatagTTATGCCACATGAATATTTTTACATTTTATACAAGTGAGACAACTGCTCACGCAGATGACAATAAAAGCGgtactttttgaaatatgctGCTTCCTGTTTGAAGTCTTTGATCACGATGATGTAGACAGAATGAATGCGCTTGACGCACACTGTAGCCTACTATATCTTTATTCTAATTTTCAGCCCACCCAATTGCACaggggccatatcagggctgaaaactcACAAGAAACAAATTTACCGAAAACGACATcaaataacaaaaagaagaagaagaagggggggggggggaaacaaaaataaCGATTCAATAGAAAATGGAGAGAACcagtggagccagttgcattgcacggacggaagagcctagtatggtcgtaacccgctactaactgtgagtagtatggaactgaccaatggcgtagttcggtcaacgtaggcatttagtcacgtgcaactgtcaaaaagttagaaccaagcaatgcaactgggtccaCAGGACATCCCAATTTCGTGATTTCCTAGTCAAGTGACTGAGGACAAAAAA encodes:
- the LOC143280459 gene encoding GTPase IMAP family member 8-like — encoded protein: MDSRQTEGEETGETGEDVFDDSPPSPSPSSPALQERRLIIIGKTGNGKSSVGNLLLGKPHFPVGFSMTSTTGCASSGTANFRGWAITVLDTPDLSNMACMDEDEAQREVSRWQALTSPKVHAILLAVRCDVRYTREEYEIFLQMKKQWGGKPLTRRLVVAFTFGDRQDRDIEEDLKRVCPELKSVLKEASDRYMVFNDMDSPEGKHAQALRLMRLVDRLDAQVLKKEERRLLTGFQVCPQGPGCPAPPSSPQQRLFSGGSTSSRGSTGVDPDCIKLVLVGRPGTGKSSTGNTILGRAAFAVHHRVIEPIHESQMEEVEINGKLVQVVDTPGLLQKQTAPGDGKEQGHGQEDRATQDYHRQGRRASQLLSPGPHALLYVVRHRNVTQEDLAGFRTLRQTLGQGLSHHTIVALVGGPQGSALHAGHCPEEEKEEEEEKESGGGQCPTLEDGRRSSTSQPMEDGRRSSATEGAQAAEGEAFQTLLKEAGNKLWLVSNAEVPVVGARERQVDVLMGLVRGILNNSGGDCFYANQAAARRMSNDETKAQARKGSCWFL